One Panicum virgatum strain AP13 chromosome 9K, P.virgatum_v5, whole genome shotgun sequence genomic region harbors:
- the LOC120652179 gene encoding uncharacterized protein LOC120652179 → MDRAAPVRSSHTSTADLLAWPQPQGQGPAPATPPPPRRPGQPSEAIRKVVFGGQVTEEEADSLTKRKPCSAPKWKEMTGSGIFAAGSSGDAGEAAAAAKPARTAPRQAISTVSHISFAEDGTDPPKKPTSVAEVAKQRELSGTIQSEADSKMKKQISNAKSKELSGHDIFSDTPESRSNRARNSSNGSSASDTPVRNANASTFSFGEANIDSAPKTAKKITGKKFNDLSGNDIFKGDAPPASAEKHLSTAKLKEITGSNIFADGKEPSCERPSGNRKPPGGESSIALV, encoded by the exons atGGACCGGGCGGCGCCGGTGAGGAGCTCCCACACCTCCACGGCCGACCTGCTCGCGTGGCCGCAGCCCCAGGGCCAGGGCCCCGCCCCCGccacgcccccgccgccgcgccgccccggccag CCGTCGGAGGCGATCAGGAAGGTGGTCTTCGGAGGCCAGGtcacggaggaggaggccgacaGCCTCACCAAGAG GAAGCCGTGCTCCGCGCCCAAGTGGAAGGAGATGACGGGAAGCGGCATCTTCGCGGCCGGGAGCAGTGGCGACGctggggaggccgccgccgccgcgaagccCGCGCGGACTGCCCCGCGCCAG GCAATCAGTACTGTTAGTCACATCTCATTCGCTGAGGATGGAACTGATCCTCCCAAAAAGCCAACTTCGGTAGCTGAGGTGGCAAAGCAGCGTGAACTTAGTGGCACTATTCAAAGTGAGGCGGACAGTAAGATGAAGAAGCAGATATCAAATGCAAAATCCAAGGAGCTTAGCGGCCATGACATCTTTTCTGATACTCCGGAATCCAGATCTAACAGGGCAAGGAACTCATCAAATGGCAGTTCTGCCTCTGACACACCTGTTAGAAATGCAAAC GCGAGCACCTTCTCATTTGGAGAGGCCAACATTGACAGCGCCCCAAAGACAGCAAAGAAGATAACTGGCAAGAAGTTCAACGACCTCTCTGGCAATGACATTTTCAAGGGAGACGCCCCGCCAGCTTCTGCTGAGAAGCATCTGAGCACCGCAAAGCTGAAGGAGATAACTGGAAGCAATATTTTTGCTGATGGGAAGGAACCGTCCTGTGAGCGCCCAAGTGGAAACCGCAAGCCTCCTGGCGGCGAGAGCAGCATCGCGCTGGTTTAA